In the Sandaracinus amylolyticus genome, CGGCGAGATCGATCGTCCGCGCGTCGAGCAGGCGCTGCGCGAGCTGCGCTAGACCGCGGCACGCAGCGCGCGCGGGCCGCGCGGCCTCGTGAGCCGCGCGGTGATCCGCGCGGCGATCTCGCGCGACGTGAAGCGCGACACGCCGGCGAGCAGCCAGTTGCCCCACCCGGTCACGACCGTGCTGCGATCGCGGCGGAACGCGGCGAGCCCCTCGCGCACGACGTCGGCCGGGCTCGCCTTGCGCCCCACCGCGGCCTCCTCTGCGCCGACCACGTCGAAGAAGCGCGTCTCGGTCGCGCCCGGACAGAGCGCCAGCACGCGCACGTCGCGATCGCGCAGCTCGGCCCACAGCGCTTCGCTGAACGAGAGCACGAACGCCTTCGTCGCGCCGTAGGTCGCCATGTACGGCACCGGCTGGAACGCCGCGGTCGACGCGACCTGGATCACCCCACCACGCCGCGCGATCACGTCGGGCAAGAACGCGTGGGTGAGCTCGACCAGCGCGACCACGTTGAGCGCGATCGCCTCCGACTGGCGCGCGATCGGCAGCTCCTCGAAGCGCCCGTGGGTCGCGAACCCCGCGTTGTTCACCAGCACGT is a window encoding:
- a CDS encoding SDR family NAD(P)-dependent oxidoreductase produces the protein MFDFAGRTVLITGASSGIGEEMARQLAAQGSHLVLVARTERALRALADELGASHGVRVDVIALDLARSGAASEVRELVRARGIVVDVLVNNAGFATHGRFEELPIARQSEAIALNVVALVELTHAFLPDVIARRGGVIQVASTAAFQPVPYMATYGATKAFVLSFSEALWAELRDRDVRVLALCPGATETRFFDVVGAEEAAVGRKASPADVVREGLAAFRRDRSTVVTGWGNWLLAGVSRFTSREIAARITARLTRPRGPRALRAAV